In Oreochromis niloticus isolate F11D_XX linkage group LG22, O_niloticus_UMD_NMBU, whole genome shotgun sequence, the sequence CATGTAGGCTATGTTACTCTTACTTTGCATCACTGTAGTACAAGCCTGCTGcatcactgaacaaaaacaTGTGCTTATGATAATGGCTTGTAGATAGGAGTGTGCAACTACTCAAATTTTATTCAAGGAGTTTTTAAAACCAGACAATTGAGACAAAGCACTTTTTAATAAATGAATTCTTTGCTTTTGCTTTCACGCAGTCCAGAACAGAACAGATACATATGCATGAAACGATGATTAAAACACACAATTTCTCAAAAGTCTGTGTTAAATAATTATTGACCAAAGTAACTGATTGCCATATTTAAGCAGCTctgcattaatttattttctcttgcagtGTACTCATGACTGTGCAGAATgaaatttaaatgtttcttaATGTCTTTAAAATGAGGCAGGCTGCTGGAGGCGGTTGGTGATGAAAGCAATTGTAACCTTCTTCAGTTAGATAAAATCATTTCAGTCCCCAGCCAGAATCACAGTTTAGCTCTATGTTCATTAAACTGCCTCTCAGGGTCTCCAGATTGTTTCTAATACAGGATTTTGTTCTTTCTGAGGAAATGTAAATGTTGCATTTAAGACCGGTAGGTGTTTATAAATGCAGAATTCaggttttcctttcattttttcagTTATAACATTTGAGTAAAGATCAGAGCAAAGAAGGATTTACATCAACAATAATGCTTTTAGAGCTTTTGCACTGGTTTAACTaattaataaaagtaaaacgCGGCAATCATCACAGCAAACACCAAACTTTCTGTCTAATTTCAGAGGTGGTTTGTGCCGCTCCCTCCATCTACCTGGACTTTGCCCGATCCAATCTGGATCCCAGGATCTCCGTTGCAGCCCAGAACTGCTACAAGGTGGCCAAGGGAGCATTTACTGGAGAGATCAGGTATCTCTCCTAACTCACATACTTAATTTATAATGCTGTGCTCACAGGCATAACCACTCTGTGATCGGCATCGGGGCAGATATTATTTGGGCCCTTACTGTTATGTTGTACGGGCGCAAACACGGCATCTCACATTTGCTGTCTCtcttacacaaacacaaacacacacacacaaagtttgtgcaaaataatattaatagcaTCATTACAGTTTTcgatcagcaccatggacagcgaCCACAGCCAGAGGTGGTTAtttaaagaacttattttaacattgtactcaacaaaaaacaaaccatccctaacaaaaaaaaggaacttCAAGAGCCAAAttgcattatatttcttcacgtcaataTACGGCCACAAGTAGAGTTGACTTGGGCTGTAAGTGGCCCCCAGGCcgtgagtttgagacccctgtcatacaTGTTTCCTCTCCCTCCAGCCCAGCCATGATCAGAGACTGCGGGGCTGACTGGGTGATCCTGGGACACTCGGAGCGCCGTCATGTGTTTGGGGAGAGTGATGAGCTGATTGGCCAGAAGGTGAGAATCACAGAACTTTCCAATTATCTGGATTTCAAGGGTGCATTTCTTTGTAAGAGTGCACACTGATGGCAGCTTGTTCCCATGTTGCACACACCTCAGGTGTGCACGCGCAGGTAGACTCTGACTTTGTTGGTGTTTCAGGTGGCTCATGCTCTGGAGAACGATCTGGGTGTGATCGCCTGCATCGGTGAGAAGCTGGAGGAGCGAGAGGCAGGAACCACCGAAGAAGTCGTCTATGCTCAGACGCAGGTCATTGCAGGTAAATATGAGAGAAATATTAAcatctttttttattgtagGCTTTCAtgatctgttttttaaattgtattttagtttttctgctatactttattttttgcatCTCTTTTATGGcttaatttcagttttttacctttacagggaaaaaaataagtcaTTCATTTCTCCAGTTTTTTATTCTAatgttttattactttattattattaataataataataatcatattgttgttattattattattattattattattattattcatgatTATTGTTGCGCTATTATGTTTCTACttaattaattacattaaaatagTTAAAATAATTAGTTATTTACtcaaatatttcatttaaataaagttataaTAACTAATAAAGAGATTCGTTACATaatattttgaaagaaaacgAGCAGTTTGAAATAAATCGGATGTATTTACATCTTTTTTGTGCTATTATGTTTTTTTagatcaaaagtttggttatttAATGGTTTCTCTGATtaataatgacaaaaaaactgttacagaaacataaaagtgAACTGCTGGATTCtactctgtttttattctgtgCATAAAGATAGAAAAACGAGTTCCTCTTGCTTCTGGATTTGTTCTGTCTGCACTGAGGCTTTACAAGACCTGATTGATGATCTTTTCCCTGGTCCCATCTTGGCCTCCTGTATTCTGCTTCTGTACTGAAAGTAGGCCGCGTActgatttaaaatgtaaataggtCAGTGGTCTCTGCCTTCAGCAGACACAGCTGCCTATGTTAAAGCAGACTTTGCACTTCTTTAAAGCCAGCAAAGGTGGAGAACTGATGGCAGCTTGCAGCTGTGGTCTGCTTTTAGGATGTTGCCTGATCAGAAAGGACCTTTTGAGTTTGCATACTAAGGTTTGCTTATTCTTTCTGAAAGGTAGAGAAACCttttaaagaagaaacacaTCAGACAGATTTGTTTTTGAAGAAATGATAACCTTGTTAATTATTAAGGTAGATGTCAGGCATAATCCTGTTTTATGGCATCGTGATATATGTGAAATACGGCCTCTAGGCTGATAAACCGTTGTCTTATTCCACCATTATCCTTCCATCTTCTTTATACAGACTTTGTAGGTCTTTAAAATGAGCAGTTTCTCTTTGCTGTTGATATTGCTGCAGCCCAAATGCACGTTGTGCCCAATGACTGGCTGCAGGTGGCAGCTGATAAACACCTTGAGAACGGATTGTAGATGTGGGTCTGCGATCACACCGTTACTTATCGGTGTTTATGCATGAATGATGTCTGTTTGCAGAAAATGTAAAAGACTGGGGGAAAGTCGTGCTGGCATATGAACCTGTTTGGGCCATCGGCACAGGAAAGACAGCCACACCTGAGCAGGTAATACAGCAGCCACATAACTACAAGGCCCATAATTGAGCACATACATAATCATAATTTCTCACATTACATCCAATCCAGTGGGATGTTTAGCCCTATTTCCAATTTTTATGCTCCGTGGATATGAATCCTGGGAGCTGATTCTGAAGATGTGACAGTGTAATGATTTTTTTCATGAATACAAAACCATCTTTTTCTAGTCTTTTTAGTTTTGCAGTCACATGTGAAAAAGACAGTTTACCCAGGGTATGTagtattttctgtatgactttatcagtctctcatgTTGTTCtacattgcttcagttcattgaggtttggaGCATTCATTTATGCATAGGTCTCATTTTAATCAATGCATGTGCAGGCTCAGGAGGTCCATGAGAAACTGAGGGCGTGGCTCAGAGCAAATGTCTCCGATGATGTGGCCGACTCTGTACGCATCATCTACGGAGGTCAGTGAGCATAACTTAAGCAAACTTTACAGTAGGACTGCGTCAGGTTCAATGATGGTGCAACAATTTCATATACAAAAAATAATGGTGTTATTAAAATATACAACCTCTGCAGAAGTCACAGATTGGTTTAATTTTGCTAATCTCTCCAGGTTCGGTCACAGGAGCAAACTGCAGAGAACTGGCATCTCAGGGCGATGTGGATGGCTTCCTGGTGGGCGGGGCCTCTCTGAAGCCAGAGTTTGTCGACATCATCAACGCACGTGCATAACAAATGCACTTAACTATAGCAGGATCAATGGAAAAACACCCCACCCTTTAGATCTTCACCATGTATCACCTTGTTTCTGCAAACTGGGCTGACTGATCCAGTTAAACCAGAGAAAACCGTATGTTGAATATTTAAACTACTAAATACCtttaagaaaagattttttttactccattcttttttttcctgacttgAAAAAATAAGGAAACTTTAGATAATTAggattaaaaacaggaaatctaTGGAGACATGGTGAAGTGACTCATGTGATCCATGTAAAGATTCCTTTTAAATTCTTTATTTGCTGCTAATCTGAGGTGAACTTAGAGAATCAGAGGATCTGTCAGCCCAGGCTGCTTTATGTGTTTGACTTTATGTGTCTCACCCAACTGCACTAACTGATACTTTAGGTCTTTAACAAATAAAGTTTCAGACAGAATTTACTTGAAATGATAAAACAAAGATGTCTGCAGGTACTGAGCTGTGAGGAGTGAGTAGTTGTGGTTTAACACTGACTGAAGAAATCAGGGAAATGAATGATGTAAgaagtaaaaacacaacaacaaataaataaatgtggaaaaagtgTATTTTAAGTTTGTGGTTCACTGGTCattttgaatgcatttaaagaAACCTAAATGTGACTTATGAGCATTTAAAGCAAGCTAAGTATTTCTCCtttgcttttatatttttttagaaTAATATTTGATTAGTATAAAATCCTTGAAACTAGTACTTCACAAAAGGTTTTTTTAAAGGATGTATTgcctttttgttcttcttttttaactCCTGTCAGACacaaatgttttcagtgttgGCTCTATCACAAGTTCACAACAAAGCTGGCTCCATTATCATCACAGGAAATCACTCTGCTTTCTGGGTCTGTGCTGACTGATGTCATATCTGATCAAATACGTGTGTTGGGTGACAAGTCGATTGAGTCCATTTAGTCACATGTCCATTGCTGCCCAGgctgtttttaatcattttaaactgattttcttcataaatcctctttatttaatacatgttttagaaaaatgtGAGTTTAATTACAGTGTAATTAAACATTATATTTCAGGGAGAAATGTACTTTTCCTGCCACTTGTTTCTTCACCCTGTTGGTGTAATATGTTTAGAAGAACATGCGCTATTCAAcaaaacctgaaaaaaaaaactgttttaatcTGGTAAATTGCTTCAGTTCacttaaataactttttttccccagtctGCTCAGATTGAGCTCAGCAGGTCATCGTGAACATGTCAACATGCATTAAGTTGCTGTGAGCCCTGTGGATGGAGGCACTGCCATCCAGGAGCTCCCTTCATGACTTGATGATAGCAGCCGTCATCAGAGGATAACACTGAGCTCTCAGAAGAAACATGGAGGAACTGGAGTGacaaaaaaatactgcaaataatGGCTGAACACCGTTGGTCCTTCAGTCACATATTAATGGCATAATTCTATTGAATTGCAAAAAGTCTCCTGTACTGTCTGAGGTATGTTGGTTATAGGTTCCCCAAGCAGTTGCTATAGTTTTAAGCCAGTTTGcagttttaaatattattacattaaatagcaaaattcaattcaattcaattcaattcaattttatttatatagcgccaaatcacaacaaaagtcgcctcaaggcgctttatattgtacagtagatagcacaataataaatacagagaaaaacccaacaatcatatgaccccctatgagcaagcactttggcgacagtgggaaggaaaaactcccttttaacaggaagaaacctccggcagaaccaggctcagggaggggcggccatctgctgcgaccggttggggtgaaagaaggaaaacaggatgaaagacatgctgtggaagagagacagagattaataacagatatgattcgatgcagagaggtctattagcacatagtgagtgagaaaggtgactggaagggaaaaactcaatgcatcatgggaatccccggcagcctacgtctattgcagcataactaagggaggattcagggtcacctggtccagccctaactatatgctttagcaaaaaggaaagttttaagcctaatcttgaaagtagagatagtgtctgtctcccgaatccaaactggaagctggttccacagaagaggggcctgaaaactgaaggctctgcctcccattctacttttaaatactctaggaacagcaagtaagcctgcagagcgagagcgaagtgctctaatagggtgatatggtactacaaggtcattaagataagatggggcctgattatttaacaTAAATACATAACTTATTttactaaactaaactgggaccTATAAACCAGAAGGTCAGTGATGCAGTAGCTCATATTCCATCACAATTCACAGCTTTTGCAAGTATATCAACAAATGTGATTTTGATCTTGAGCACAGTTTGAGTCATGACCCATTAGGTGATCAATGTGTGCAGGTTTGACTACATTGCTTACATGCTTACTGTAAAATAAGTGGTGAATTGTGTGAATTGCGGACTGACAGACAACAGATGCCTCACCCTGGCAGATCTCATTGGCTGTTGAGCTGAACGagctaaaaaaatacaaaaaaactccACATGCTCATATTCTGACATTTCACTGAAAAAAGATTCAgacacaaaatgacaaaactccttcagctgtgtttgaaaTTGTAAATTACCAtcttttttatttcacataTTTTCACATTATTTTCAATGACAAGCGTTctctttatgtgttttttttaattctctttcttcttttttcatcacAGCTATTCTAAAGACATTCAGGAGGAACCGAAGGAACAAAGGGACTCGGGGTTCAgatattttatcttctttttctctgagAAAGAGTCAGGAGCTCAAGCATGGACAAAGGACAAATAATCAGAATCACATCTGGGCGAGAAGAAAAGGGAGCAACTGGAACCGAGAGACAGACACGACAAGAAGAACAAGGAGACGAAAatagagagaaagaagaggacaGAAGTGGGAGGAGTGCAGGTACTTGAGTGTCCAGGTAAGAGTGTGACATGGCAGAGTGTGTAAGTGTTCAGGTGTTTACAGTGTGTAGTTATTAGCCTCACTCCATCCCTGAAACTGCTGCTTTCCTTACGAATGCATCGTTCTCTTTCAGTTGCGAGGATTAGTCTTGGTTTTCTGATATATTATTCTCTCTGTGTTTACAATGTTAATCTTTATTTTTGCAGATCTGTCCTCTGGCTGTACACAAACTATTCCTTTAAAACTACAGTAACAGTGCATGTCTGGCTTATAAATATTCAGATTTTATGTTATTCCCCTGCATGTGCGTTACACGTGTTGCATCTGCtcactcagtgtgtgtgtgtgtgtttgtgtgtgcatacgGTTTCATCTCCCTACCTTTAAGTTCAGTgcataatttattcatttaagtatttttagctattttctttttcttttgcttatcTGTAATCTGTCTTTGTACATGGCTcgttccgtgtgtgtgtgtgtgtgtgtgtgtgtgtgtgtgtgtgtgtgtgtgtttgcaagtCATTCGTCAGTCAGTTTCACAGAGCGCTGGGGTTCCTGAAGTTATGGCCTGCAAAGCGAGCCTGGTCGCCCAACTCTTCCTCAATCCTACAGTGgaggaaagacaaaaacaaaaacaacatttttttaattgtttttgaaGGAAATCATTTCTGTTCTGCTTCATAAGGTCAGCCTGTAACCAGGAAGAGTTTATATTCTTTGCACTGGGGACATGTGATCATATCTATTGAAAATAATATCTGCATGTTCAGCACAGCCTTCTGACTTATAATTTGCTTTGCATAAAAACTTCAACAAAAATTCGACAAGCTGCCACGTTACACCACAGCTGGTGGCAAAATAATCCACTTATATCCTTatataaaagcaaaataatCAACATCAGAAGATCTTTGgtcatataaaaaaataaaacaggatgtATGTGAAACCTCCAAATCACAACtcagtttttccatttttaaaaagctaatgTGCTGCGTTACGGCATCTACCTGCTGCACAACAGATtctcacatgtgtgtgttcacgCTCGACTGCGCTGATTAGCGTTTATCGCTCGTTAATGCCCCCGATAAGTCTCTGCACCCTTAACAGGTCCTCAGCAGTCCAATGGGATTACACTGCTGAGCCGATCCcatctccctccctcctctctcctcctcccacCTCCCCTGCTGCTGACTGGCTTGGACACATGGGGTGACACCAGCGCTCCTGTCGCCTGTCATGTCAATTAGCTCTCTGATGGTAAGCACTAGGACAGAGCAGTCACCTGAGGAGCTGTGCTATAATGCTGCCGCCTGATCTGGAGCTAAAAAAAGGGGCTAATAAACACTCAACAGGGCAGAGGACCAATTAGGAATTTATGAGTAAATACTGAAGAAAAGGACTGTTTTTAGAGTTATTTTAAGTCTAGATTCAGAAAGTTTTCActttaaatatataaagtaaACTCTTTAAcagaaaatgtcttgttttcataaaatgtcaaaaatgagTAAACTATGAAGGAAGCCCAACTCAAACCAGCCGATCTGTGGACCAAAGCAGGTTATCAAGTcagctgtaaaaaaaatcttcacaGAGCAGAAGCTGAAATGTCTTTAACAACTGTGAGAGAGAGCTCTCTGTAGCAGCACACTGACCTCATGAGCTGGTTGTATTTGGCCAGCCGCTCAGATCTGCAGGGGGCGCCGGTCTTAATCTGCAACAGTAAGATAAACATGATCCTGCAGGTGACCAACAGAATATTAAAACATAACACCAAGAACTCTCTGGACTTCTGGCTTCACAGGGAAACACTTGAATGATAGTTCAGAATGAAGCTGGACAGTTTTGGAGCTGTAGTCCAAAAATGTAAGTTTAGTGAAGTGAATGAGAAGTTTAGCTAGAAGATAGCATCATTCAGCCACCCTAACCAGCTTCTACTTACAAATATGGAAGTTTCTATTGTGGTGTACCTGCACTTCAGCTGTGTAATTATCAGCATGCATTAGCACAATGCTAATATTTTATGGGCTAAAGGTCATACTAAAGAACTGAAGGTCATAAGAGTAGATTATTTAAATTGGTTATTGTTACTGTATTtgcaaaagataaaataaaatgtgtgtttttgtgtttagaagcctggagaattgataattattttatattttagtttgctgacagtttaaagGCAACAAGAGAAACACAGATAAAAGATTTAAAGGGTTTATTGTGGGTTCTTACATCCTTACAAGGACAAAGACCTGACACTTATTTCTTCATCAGTCATAACATTGACTTTGGTTTGGAGGAGAGACTTAAACGTTGGTGTCAGCTTCTAAACCTACCTGTCCAGTGCAGAGTCCCACCACCAGGTCAGCAATGAAGGTATCCTCAGTTTCTCCTGAGCGATGGCTGACCATCACACCCCAACCATTTGCCTGAGCCAGCTTACACCTGAAGGACAAAGTTTATTTCAAAGCACTCTGTtagtcatttttttattttcttctaattgataaaatgataataaaactGTTCCTATAGACAAACTTCCCTTTGCTAAGAAAGATCTCTAACTGATAGCAAAGTTACATCTCCAAAGCCATCAAAACTTCAACCAAGACTAGAAAGCTACAAAAGACAGTCAGACAGCAGTTTCCCAGTGTTGAAATGTTCACTGGGTAGCTTTCTACACCGTAGGATAAGAACATACAAAGCCGACAGACAACATAATTTTAGCTATTCCTACAAGAAAGGCTAAAACTCTGCTCTCTCTCAATCTTAAAAtccaacaagaaaaaaacccctaaaaactTAATTTCCAAAAGAGAAACCACCACTAAGAGTCTGTTTTTATTGAGGTGGACTACTGTAGAGGGTTGGATGCTAAATACTGCAGCACAGTACAAGGCAGCACTGAAGGTCGTGGGAGCACATAGTTCACCTTCCCTCTACACACTGATGCCACACTGTGTTGCATATATTAACTGCGCTGTGCTAATTGGACAAGTTAATTAATCTGATATAATTCATTTGTAACTGTGGCTCATCTCGCACGCTAAACTGCTAACAACATGAAGATTAAGACATAAAGTGTATTGCCCCCTCGGGGCTCGCGTGAGCTATAAAAAAAGTAGCTAATATATCAGATTAACGATGCAGGAAGCTTTTCATGTGATGGATGTAATACATCACCTTTACTGTCATCAGCTCTGTTTCTATCGTTTAAtctccctcctcccctcctgCTCTAATCCAGCTACACTGTTGTGACTGATGGCTTCATAACCCTGAGTGACAGTTTGGTAAATCTGTTATTGATGATACACACATCCAAGACTGGAgtacacacactcttcacaaATTTATCATCAAGTATACAGAAACATATACACAGCAGTGCCAACCAGCGTCAGCAGTCTGTTTGACCGATAGCTGAACTTCATCCTAAACATCTTCTGTCACTTCCTGTCCTTCATTTATCCGCCATAAATGGAACAAGGCCAACATGGCTGACAGGTAATGACTGATGTGCAACATccaatgtgtgtgtatgtggacaCAGCTGGACAGCTGTGCCTCTCTCTGTCACCTCAGCTAAGACTGACAGCTCTGTTCGGCCAATCCGAGGCTTCGAGGTCACGGACCTGCCTGAAGGAGTGAAGGGTTACTCTGTAGCTTCAGGACAACACTGTGTCAGTGACGACTTGACTTTATGGATCTTTAAATACCCAAAATGTAAGAATTTGTaacttcttttatttattaaatggctttgtttttatttccaaaaTGTGAATTGTGTCCACACTGGGATTTCTCATTGACAAAGCAGACGTACGCCTGTATGGCCTCGGTGACAGAGCCAATCTGGTTCACTTTGAGCAGCAGGCAGTTGCAGGCTCGCTCCTCGGCAGCTTTCTCTATTCTCTTGGGGTTGGTCACCGTCAGGTCATCCCCAACAACCTGGATCCCCACCTGGGCCGTCAGGCGGGACCAGGCCTCCCAGTCATCCTGGTCAAACGGGTCCTCGATAGACACCACTGGAAATGAGAAAAGAGAGGTAAATACTGTAGGAGCAGATGAATCTTAACCTTTTTGTCTTTTACTCACCAGTAGGAGGAGTGCTAGTGCTAACTAgtgatttaataataataaccaataatgtaatttttcaaatAACACAACATGAATCCTTGGAATTATTGGACAATTTCAGGATGTTATCATTTAAGTGGTATAAAAGAGAACTCTTTCAGCTGCCCTGAACTCTGTTTTTAGACTTTTCAAAGTATATCACATAGAGACAACTCTGGCCAATCACAGGTCTTTCCAGGTCGGATCAGATGACCGTTACAGAGTAAAAAAAATCCCTACAGGAAGTGAGACACATGACACAACGGGTTACACACAACATTCCTTTATAATCTTGGAATCAAAACAGCCCTTATTTGTCTCCCCTTCGCCCCATGGCAGCTTGGATTGGGACTGGCTTCAtagaagaagatggatgaatGCATGGATCTGATTACATATCCTCTCtcagtgacatcatacagagcttggctcacagggattatTTCTACACTCACTTATTTTGCCATTTAAAAGTCTTACAGCGTTTCATTTGAGCTTCTGCCACTGAAACTGTTTATATATGATagattttctttacatttttctttacatttaacCCTTTGTATTATGTATATTGTCTATATTGTTACTTAACGTTctctttattttaatctttgtgcacagcgctttgtgactgcctgccTATGAAAAgctcttaataaataaacttcacttacttacttactaaatTGGGGAAAAATATAATAGGTCATAGCGTGGACATTAAACAGTAAAGCTGAGAACAGCAGCTGAAGAGAGGTTTTCTTTCTCATTATCAATTGACAGAAAAGTCAGCCTCATCTGGAGATGGACTGATGCAACAGGGAGTTTAACACTGGTAGTAGTCCCCTCTCACTTCTCTATAAACTTCATATCAGCTGTAATACTTGTAAATCCTCCAAATCTAGTTGGCCTTATTGTCTTTATCATTGTTGAAGGGTTTTATAAATACTCTTCTGTATTAGAAATAGTCTCTTTTAGGGAAAATAATAAAGCGGAAATAACATCTACCTAAATGTACCCTgacaaaaaaccccagaaattTTACTGAGCCTGAAAGTAACCCACTAATGGAGAAAAAGCTGAATTATCTCTGTCCCGATGAGTAAAGGAGGGTGGAGAGAAAAGCATTTGGCCCTGAAGTCCTGCGTTCAAATCATTAAGTCAGCTGAAAATGTCAGCTAGCTAAAAGGCCAAGCCGTTTTTCT encodes:
- the tpi1a gene encoding triosephosphate isomerase A — its product is MALRKFFVGGNWKMNGNKDSLGELITTLNTASLHDETEVVCAAPSIYLDFARSNLDPRISVAAQNCYKVAKGAFTGEISPAMIRDCGADWVILGHSERRHVFGESDELIGQKVAHALENDLGVIACIGEKLEEREAGTTEEVVYAQTQVIAENVKDWGKVVLAYEPVWAIGTGKTATPEQAQEVHEKLRAWLRANVSDDVADSVRIIYGGSVTGANCRELASQGDVDGFLVGGASLKPEFVDIINARA